The DNA segment TTTCCAGCGAAATCTCCAGCCTGGAAGCCGAACTGGCCAACGAACAACAGCTGTACGCCAAGCGCCCGCGCATCTACCGGCTCAATGCCGCCTCCACCATGCGCGACAAAGGCGCCTGGTATAAGGACGAATGGCGCAAGAAGGTCGAGCGCATCGGCAACTTGAACTACCCGGACGAGGCCCGTCGCCAGCAGATCTACGGCAACTTGCGCCTGCTGGTGTCGATCAACCGCGACGGTTCCCTGTATGAAGTGCTGGTGCTGGAGTCCTCCGGCCAGCCATTGCTGGACCAGGCGGCGCAACGCATCGTGCGCCTGGCTGCACCGTTCGCCCCGTTTACCGGTGACCTGAACGATATCGACCGCCTGGAAATCATCCGCACCTGGCGTTTTGCCAAAGGCGACCGGCTTTCCAGCAACTGACCACTGCAAGCTCGCGCCTACACGGGAAACAAATCCGCTAACCGTATTCCTACACATCCCCAGCTTGTCAGTTCGCCCCTCCAACGCCACACTAGCGGACATGAAAAATGTCAGCCCGACTTACCTCAAGCACCAATTCCTGATCGCCATGCCCCATATGGCCGACCCGAACTTTGCGCACACCTTGACCTATATCGTCGAGCACACGGCCAATGGCGCCATGGGGCTGGTGGTCAACCGCCCGCAAAGCCTGAACCTGGCGGATATCCTTGAGCAACTGCGCCCGGAGATCGACCCGCCCGCCAGTTGCCAGGCAGTGCCGATCTATTTCGGCGGCCCGGTGCAGACGGACCGGGGTTTTGTGCTGCATCCCAGCGGCCCGACGTTCCAGGCCACTGTCGACCTGGAGGGCGTGTCCCTGTCCACCTCCCAGGACGTGCTGTTTGCCATCGCCGATGGCGTCGGCCCGCAGCAGAGCCTGATTACCCTGGGCTACGCGGGTTGGGAAGCCGGGCAACTGGAAGAAGAACTGGCCAATAATGCCTGGCTGACCTGCCCGTTCGATGCCGACATTCTGTTCAATACCGCCAGCGAACTGCGCCTGAATGCCGCGGCCAAGCAGTTGGGGGTCAACCTCAACCTGCTGACCAGCCAGGCGGGGCACGCCTGATGGCCTTGCGACTGATCCTCGGGTTTGACTACGGCACCAAGCAGATCGGCGTGGCCGTGGGCCAGGTCATCACCGGCCAGGCCCGCGAGCTGTGTACCTTGAAGGCGCAAAACGGCATTCCGGACTGGAATCAGGTCGAAGCCCTGATCAAGGAATGGAAGCCCGACGCGGTGGTGGTCGGCCTGCCGCTGAACATGGACGGCACCCCCAGCGACATGTGCCTGCGCGCCGAGAAGTTCGCCCGTCGCCTCAATGGCCGCTACAACCTGCCCTTCTATACCCACGATGAGCGCCTGACGACCTTCGAGGCCAAGGGTGAGCGCCGCGACCGTGGCGGGCAGAAAGGCAGCTACCGCGACAACCCGGTCGACGCCATTGCCGCCGCCTTGCTGTTGCAGGGCTGGCTGGATGAAAACACTGCTTTATTTGAATCCTGACTGACGCGGCTTGCCGCGTCTTCTTACGTTTGAGCCCGGACTTTGTCAGCGTCACGCTGGCCGAGCCCTTGAAGGAGCCACCATGAGCCTGCCCAATCCCGCCGAACTGATCAGCCAGATGGCGATTCGCCTCAAGGCCCACCTGCAACACCGCGCCATCAGCGAGCCGCGCTTCATCGGCATCCGCACCGGCGGTGTGTGGGTCGCCCAGGCGTTGCTGCAAGAGCTGGGCAGTGACTCGCCCCTGGGCACCCTGGACGTGTCCTTCTACCGCGATGACTTCAGCCAGAACGGCCTGCACCCACAAGTGCGCCCGTCAGCCCTGCCGTTCGAGATCGAAGGCCAGCACCTAGTGCTGATTGATGACGTGCTGATGAGCGGCCGCACCATCCGGGCCGCCATGAACGAGCTGTTCGACTACGGCCGCCCGGCCAGCATCACCCTGGTCTGCCTGCTAGACCTCGAGGCTGGCGAACTGCCGATCAGCCCGGATGTGGTGGGCGCGACCCTGTCGCTTTCAGCCCAGCAGCGGGTAAAATTGTCCGGTCCCACGCCGCTCGAACTCGAACTGCAAGACCTCGCCCTTTAAACCGCCTTGTAAAGAGTCCCCGCGATGACGCCTCTAGATGCCAAGCGCCCGCTGCAGCTCAACGCTCAGGGCCAGCTGCAACACTTCCTGTCCCTCGACGGCCTGCCCCGCGAATTGCTCACCGAAATCCTCGACACTGCCGACTCGTTCCTTGAAGTCGGCGGCCGAGCGGTGAAGAAAGTCCCGCTGCTGCGCGGCAAAACCATTTGCAACGTGTTCTTCGAGAACTCGACGCGCACCCGCACCACCTTCGAACTGGCAGCCCAGCGCCTGTCAGCCGACGTGATCACCCTGAACGTCTCCACCTCGTCGGCGAGCAAGGGCGAAACCCTGCTCGACACCCTGCGTAACCTGGAGGCCATGGCGGCCGACATGTTCGTGGTGCGTCATGGCGACTCGGGCGCGGCGCACTTTATCGCCGAGCACGTGTGCCCGCAGGTGGCGATCATCAACGGCGGCGATGGCCGCCACGCCCACCCGACCCAGGGCATGCTCGACATGCTCACCATCCGTCGGCACAAGGGTGGCTTTGAAAACCTCTCGGTGGCCATCGTCGGCGATATCCTGCATTCGCGGGTAGCGCGCTCGAACATGCTGGCCCTGAAAACCCTGGGCTGCCCGGATATCCGCGTGATTGCACCGAAAACCCTGCTGCCGGTAGGCATCGAGCAATACGGGGTGAAGGTCTACACCGACATGGCCACGGGCCTGAAGGATGTGGACGTGGTGATCATGCTGCGCCTGCAACGCGAGCGCATGGCCGGTGGCCTGCTGCCCAGCGAAGGCGAGTTCTACCGCCTGTTCGGCCTGACCACCGCGCGCCTGGCCGGTGCCAAGCCGGATGCCATTGTCATGCACCCCGGCCCGATCAACCGCGGGGTGGAGATTGAGTCGGCGGTGGCCGACGGGCCGCACTCGGTGATTCTCAACCAGGTTACCTACGGCATCGCCGTACGCATGGCCGTGCTGTCCATGGCCATGAGCGGGCAAACCGCCCAACGTCAATTCGAGCAGGAGAACGCCCAGTGAAGCTCAGCATTCTCGGCGCCCGAGTCATCGATCCGGCCAGCGGCCTGGATCAAGTCACTGATCTGCACCTGGAAGCTGGCAAGATCATTGCCATTGGCGCCGCCCCCAGCGGTTTCAGCCCGGTTCAGAGCATCGACGCCAAAGGCCTGGTGGCTGCTCCCGGCCTGGTAGACCTGAACGTCGCCCTGCGCGAGCCGGGCTACAGCCGCAAAGGCAGCATCGCCAGCGAAACCCGCGCCGCCGCTGCCGGCGGTGTCACCAGCCTGTGCTGCCCGCCGCAGACCAAGCCGGTACTGGACACCTCGGCCGTGGCCGAGCTGATCCTCGACCGTGCCCGCGAGGCCGGCAATTGCAAAGTGTTCCCCATCGGCGCCCTGAGCAAAGGCCTGGATGGCGAACAACTGGCTGAGCTGATTGCCCTGCGCGACGCGGGTTGCGTGGCCTTCGGCAATGGCCTGGAAAGCTTCCGCAGCACCCGCACCCTGTGCCGTGCCCTGGAATATGCAGCCACCTTCGACCTGACGGTGATCTTCCACTCCCAGGACCACGACCTGGCTGAAGGCGGCCTGGCCCATGAAGGCCCTACCGCCAGCTTCCTCGGCCTGGCAGGCATCCCGGAAACCGCAGAAACCGTAGCCCTGGCCCGTGACCTGCTGCTGGTGGAACAAAGCGGGGTGCGTGCGCACTTCAGCCAACTGACCAGCGCCCGGGGCGTGGCCCTGATCGCCCAGGCCCAGGCCCGCGGCTTGCCGGTGACCGCCGATGTGGCGTTGTACCAGTTGATTCTGACCGATGAGGCGTTGATCGACTTCTCCAGCCTGTACCACGTGCAACCGCCACTGCGCACCCGCGCCGACCGCGACGGTTTGCGCGCAGCGGTGAAGTCCGGGGTGGTTTCGGCGATCTCCAGCCATCACCAACCCCACGAGCGGGATGCCAAGCTGGCCCCATTTGGCGCGACAGAGCCTGGGATCAGCAGCGTCGAGTTGCTGCTGCCGCTGGCGATGACCCTGGTGGAAGATGGGTTGCTGGACTTGCCAACGCTGCTGGCACGCCTGAGCTCAGGCCCGGCCCAAGCGCTGCGCCTGCCGGCGGGCAAGCTGGCGGTGGGTTCTGCGGCGGACCTGGTGCTGTTTGATCCGGCCAGCTCCACCGTGGCTGGCGAGCAGTGGCTGTCTCGGGGTGAAAACTGCCCATTCATCGGCCATAGCTTGCCGGCGACTGTGCGCTACACCCTGGTGGATGGACGGATCAGCTACCAGGCCTGATCCGCTCTAAAGTGGGCACGGTCAAAAATGTAGGAGCCAGCTTGTGTGGGAGCTGGCTTGCCTGCGATTGCATCACCTCAGTGCCACTGACATACCGAGGTGCCCGCATCGCAGGCAAGCCTGCTCCCACATTTGACCGTGCCCACATGAGCCTAGCCAGGCTTAGCGCCCGCCCAGCCGCTCGGCATTGCGGATCGAAACCTGCGTATTCAGCGTCCAGAAGTCATACAGCACGCCGACCAGGAACAAGCCGCCCGTTACCAGATACAACAGGCCGGTGAGCCATTTGCCCTGATACATGCGGTGCAAGCCAAACACCCCAAGAAACGTCAGAAGAATCCAGGCCACGTTGTACTCGATCGGCCCGGCGGTAAAACGCAGGTCGGCTTCACGGTCCATCGCCGGGATCAGGAACAGGTCGATCAGCCAGCCAATACCCAGCAAACCAAAGGTGAAGAACCAGATCGTCCCGGTCACCGGCTTGCCGTAGTAAAAGCGGTGTGCCCCGGTAAAACCGAAGATCCAGAGCAGGTAACCGATCACCTTGCTATGGGTGTCTTGTTGCGAAACATCCTGTCGATAGGTGTTCATGAATGACCTCTTTAGCCTCGATAGATAAATATTTCTGGTTTCTTTGTGACTTTTTTACAGGCACCCGACGTACGGCAAATGTTATCGTCGCTTCCCTCAAAGCCTTATACCGCCTGACTTGTGTAGGACAATTGCGACAGTTCGTCGCGGTTTTCCTGATTTTGACGTCAAGGTTCAGTCGACAGACGGCCTGAGAAAGACACTAAAAGCTGTTATAAAGTTGCGCGCAAACCAACAAGAGCCTGCCTTATGCGACCATTTTTAAAGACATGGCTAACCATTTGCCTATTGATGCCACTGGCCGCCCACGCCACCAATCGTGAGCAACGACTTCCGAACGTTAATGGTTTTACCCCTAAAGTTCACGCCACTACCACCTCCGCCAAATCGGCAAAGCTCACCGTCAAGCGCCCGACTCAGCTGAGCAAGGCCAACGTTAAAGCAGTTCCGGGCCTGGTAGCGAGCAATAACCAGCAAAGCAGCAAAGTCTTGAGCCGTGCCGTCAACGTGCTCGGTACCCCTTATCGTTGGGGCGGCAGTAGCCCAAGTAAAGGCTTTGATTGCAGCGGCCTGGTGAAATACGCCTTCAATGATGTGGCTGCAGTGGATTTGCCACGCACCTCCAACGCCATGGCCAGCGGCCACGGGCAGAAGGTCGATCGCAAGGATCTGAAGCCCGGCGACCTGTTGTTCTTCAAGCTCAAGAGCCGCCAGGTCAACCATGTTGCCATCTACCTGGGCAACGACCGCTTTATCCACGCACCGCGCCGTGGCAAGTCGGTCAGCATCGACACCCTGAAAAAGCCGTTCTGGAACAAGAACTACGTGATTGCCAAGCGCGTGCTGCCCAAAGAGCAGAACAACCTGCGGATTGTGCAGCGCTAACAGTAAATGCAAATGTGAATGCTGGCTTGTGTGGGAGCTGGCTTGCCTGCGATAGCATCACCTCAGTGTGACTGACACACCGAGTTGCCTGCATCGCAGGCAAGCCAGCTCCCACATCCTATATATCTGCGGGCACCCGCGCCTGCTCCCGGGCCTCTTCAAGCCTGACCAGTCCCTGACTGACCAACCCCTTCAAGCTCATATCCAACGTCTTCATCCCCAGCGCCCCGCCCGTCTGAATCGCCGAATACAACTGCGCCACCTTGTCCTCGCGGATCAGGTTGCGGATCGCCGGTGTGCCGAGCATGATTTCATGGGCCGCCACGCGCCCGCCGCCGACTTTCTTCAGCAACACCTGGGACACCACCGCCTGCAGCGATTCCGAGAGCATCGAGCGGACCATGGCCTTTTCCCCCGCCGGAAACACATCCACCAGCCGATCCACGGTTTTCGCCGCCGAATTGGTGTGCAGGGTGCCAAACACCAAGTGCCCGGTTTCCGCCGCCGTCAGGGCCAGGCGGATGGTTTCCAGGTCGCGCAACTCGCCAACCAGGATCACATCCGGGTCTTCGCGCAACGCCGAACGCAGGGCCGTCGAGAAACTGTGGGTGTCGCGGTGCACCTGGCGTTGGCTGATCAGCGCTTTACGCGGTTCGTGGACAAACTCGATAGGGTCTTCAAGGGTCAGGATGTGCTGCTGACGGGTGCTGTTGAGGTAATCGACCATCGCCGCCAGGGTGGTGGACTTGCCCGAGCCCGTGGCACCAGTCACCAGCACCAGCCCTCTGGGCAATTCGGCGATGCGCCGGAATATGTCCCCCAGCCCCAGGGCTTCCAGGCTCTGGACCCGAGAGGGGATCGCACGGAACACCGCCCCCAGCCCCCGGTGCTGGCAGAACACGTTGGCGCGAAAGCGCGCGACGCCAGGCAAATCGAAGGAAAAATCCGTTTCAAGAGATGTTTCGAAATCCTTTTGCTGGTGTTTATGGAGGATCGGGCTGAGCAAGTCAGCTACTTGCGTAGCACTCAGCACCGGCCAATCCAGTGGCAGTACCTCGCCATCGACGCGCATCCTCGGCGCCAAGCCTGCCGACAGATGCAGGTCGGAGGCGCCCTGGCTGACGCTTGCGGCCAGCAGTTCAGTGATGTCCATAGGGCTATCCATTTCCAGTAGAATGCCGCGGACTCCATATCCGCGGGCGCAACTTTAATGTCGACCATAGCAGACAATATCGGCCTGGTTACCGAGCGGATCCGTGCCGCGGCCCAGGCCGTGCAACGCGATGAAACCAGCGTGCACTTGCTGGCCGTGAGCAAGACCAAACCCGCGCAAGCCGTGCGCGAAGCCTACGCCGCCGGGATGCGCGACTTCGGCGAGAACTACTTGCAGGAAGCCCTGGGCAAACAGGCCGATTTAACCGACCTGCCCTTGAGTTGGCACTTCATCGGCCCCATTCAATCGAACAAGACACGCGCTATCGCCGAGAACTTCGCTTGGGTGCATTCCGTGGACCGCCTGAAAATTGCCCAACGCCTGTCCGAACAACGCCCGGCCGACCTGCCGCCGCTCAATATCTGCATTCAGGTCAATGTCAGTGGCGAAGCCAGCAAGTCCGGCTGTACACCCGCCGACCTGCCAGCGCTGGCCGAGGCGATCCAGGCCCTGCCCCGCTTGAAGCTGCGCGGCCTGATGGCGATCCCCGAGCCCACTGACGACCGTGCACAGCAAGATGCGGCGTTTGCCGCAGTGCGTGACTTGCAAGCGAGCCTGGACCTGGGGCTCGACACACTTTCCATGGGCATGAGCCATGACCTTGAGTCGGCCATTGCCCAAGGGGCCACCTGGGTGCGGATCGGTACCGCGCTGTTTGGTGCCCGCGACTACGGCCAGCCATGAAATGGCTGACTTCCATCTGAGTAAGGACCTGTCATGAGCAGCACGCGTATAGCCTTTATCGGCGCCGGTAACATGGCGGCCAGCCTGATCGGTGGCCTGCGGGCCAAGGGCCTGCAAGCCTCGCAGATTCGCGCCAGCGATCCGGGCGCCGAGACCCGTGCCCGGGTGAGCGCAGAACACGGTATCGAAACCTTCGCCGACAACGCCGAAGCCATCCAGGGCGTCGACGTGATCGTACTGGCGGTCAAGCCACAGGCCATGAAAGCCGTGTGCGAAGCCTTGCGCCCAAACCTGGCGCCGCAGCAACTGGTGGTGTCGATTGCCGCCGGTATCAACTGCGCCAGCATGAACAACTGGCTCGGCGCCCAGCCCATCGTGCGCTGCATGCCCAACACCCCATCGCTGCTGCGCCAGGGTGTCAGCGGCCTGTACGCCACCGCCCAAGTGAGCGCCGCCCAGCGTGAGCAGGCCCAGGAGCTGTTGTCGGCCGTGGGTGTGGCCCTGTGGCTGGAAGAAGAGCAGCAACTGGACGCCGTCACCGCTGTGTCCGGCAGTGGCCCGGCATATTTCTTCCTGCTGGTCGAAGCCATGACCGCCGCCGGCGTGAAGCTGGGCCTGCCACGGGAAATCGCTGAGCAACTGACCCAGCAAACCGCCCTCGGCGCCGCACATATGGTGGTCTCCAGCGATGTGGATGCGGCCGAATTGCGTCGTCGCGTGACCTCGCCCAATGGCACCACACAGGCGGCCATCGAATCATTCCAGGCCGGGGGCTTTGAAGCCCTGGTCGAAAAAGCACTGGGTGCCGCCGCGCACCGCTCGGCTGAACTTGCCGAACAACTGGGTCAATAAGGAGCCAATATGATTGGTTTGAACACCGCTGCCGTCTATGTACTGCAAACCCTCGGCAGCCTTTACCTGCTGATCGTGCTGTTGCGCTTTGTCCTGCAACTGGTACGCGCCAACTTCTACAACCCGCTCTGCCAATTCGCCGTGAAGGCCACCCAGCCGCTGCTCAAGCCGCTGCGCCGGGTAATCCCGAGCCTTTTCGGCCTGGACATGTCGTCGCTGGTGCTGGCGATCCTGGTGCAACTGGCGCTGATGGCCCTGACGCTGCTGCTGACCTACGGCACCATGGGCAACTTCCTGCAACTGCTGGTCTGGGCCCTGATCGGCGTGACCGCGCTGTTCCTGAAGATTTTCTTCTTTGCACTGATCATCAGCGTGATCCTGTCCTGGGTCGCACCGGGCAGCCATAACCCTGGCGCCGAACTGGTCAACCAGATCTGCGAACCGGCCCTGGCGCCATTCCGCAAGATCCTGCCGAACCTCGGCGGCCTGGATATCTCGCCGATCCTCGCGTTCATGGTGCTCAAGCTCCTGGACATGCTGGTGATCAACAACCTGGCGGCAATGACCATGATGCCGGACATCCTGCGCTTGCTGATCTGACGACTGTTTGCGGGCTGCGCAGGACAACATGTGGGGGCAGGCAAGCCCCCACATTTTTGTAACTGTGTCTTGAAGTGAATCCATGCAGGCCTTCGCTTGCCGCTAGGCCCCCCGCTCTTTAGACTTACGCCTCATTTAAACGAGAGCAGGGTCGATGCCAACTGCCTTTCCCCCCGATTCTGTTGGACTGGTCGTGCCCCAAGTGGCGCACTTCAGCGAACCCCTGGCCCTGGCCTGCGGGCGGTCGCTGCCGGCCTATGACCTGATCTATGAAACCTACGGTGCGTTGAACGCCACGGCCAGCAACGCCGTGCTGATCTGTCACGCCCTGTCGGGCCATCATCACGCCGCCGGCTACCACAGCGCCGACGAGCGCAAGCCCGGCTGGTGGGACAGCTGCATCGGCCCTGGCAAACCCATCGACACCAACAAGTTCTTTGTGGTCAGCCTGAACAACCTCGGCGGCTGCAACGGCTCCACCGGCCCCAGCAGCCTCAACCCGGAAACCGGCAAGCCGTTTGGCGCCGACTTCCCGGTACTGACCGTGGAAGACTGGGTGCACAGCCAGGCACGCCTGGCCGACCTGCTGGGCATCCAACAATGGGCAGCGGTGATCGGCGGCAGCCTGGGCGGCATGCAGGCCCTGCAATGGACCATCACCTACCCCGACCGCGTGCGCCATTGCCTGGCCATCGCCTCGGCCCCCAAGTTGTCGGCACAGAACATCGCCTTCAACGAAGTGGCGCGCCAGGCGATCCTCACCGACCCCGAGTTCCACGGCGGTTCATTCCAGGAAGCCGGGGTGATCCCCAAGCGCGGCTTGATGCTGGCGCGGATGGTCGGACATATCACCTACCTGTCGGATGACTCCATGGGCGAAAAATTCGGCCGTGGGCTCAAGAGCGAGAAGCTCAACTACGACTTCCACAGCGTCGAATTCCAGGTCGAAAGCTACCTGCGTTACCAGGGCGAGGAGTTTTCCGGGCGTTTCGACGCCAATACCTACCTGCTGATGACCAAGGCCCTGGACTACTTCGACCCGGCGGCAAACTTTGATGACGACCTGGCGAAGACCTTCGAAGGCGCCACGGCCAAGTTCTGCGTGATGTCGTTCACCACCGACTGGCGCTTCTCGCCGGCCCGTTCGCGGGAGCTGGTGGATGCGCTGATGGCTGCGCGCAAAGACGTCTGCTACCTGGAGATCGACGCACCGCAGGGCCACGATGCCTTCCTGATCCCGATCCCGCGCTATCTGCAGGCCTTCAGCAATTACATGAACCGCATAACTTTGTGAGAACGCCATGAGAGCCGACCTGGAAATTATCCAAGACTGGATCCCCGCCGGCAGCCGCGTGCTCGACCTGGGTTGCGGCGATGGCGAACTGCTGAGCTGGCTGCGCGACAACAAGCAAGTCACCGGCTATGGCCTGGAAAACGACCCGGACAACATCGCCCAGTGCGTGGCCAAGGGCATCAACGTAATCGAGCAGGACCTGGACAAGGGCCTGGGCAACTTTGCCAGCAACAGCTTCGATATCGTGGTGATGACCCAGGCCCTGCAGGCTGTGCATTACCCGGACCGGATCCTTGACGAGATGTTGCGCGTCGGCCGCCAGTGCATCATCACCTTCCCCAACTTCGGCCACTGGCGCTGCCGCTGGTACCTGGCCACCAAGGGCCGGATGCCGGTATCGGACTTCCTGCCGTACACCTGGTACAACACGCCCAATATTCACTTCTGCACCTTCGAGGACTTCGAAGCACTGTGCAGCGGGCGCGAAGCCAAGGTGATCAACCGCCTTGCCGTCGATCAACAGCATCGCCACGGCTGGGCAAGTAAGCTATGGCCTAATCTTTTAGGTGAAATCGGGATTTATCGGGTCAGCAGTCCTGGCCTGACCGATCATCAGATTGCCGTCTAACCATTTTCGAGGAGGACGATCATGAGTCGCCTGGCTATTTTTCTACTCACCGCCTGCCTTGGCGCCAGCGCCATGGCCGCCGGCCCTATCGACAGCAATCGGCAGAAGGCGTTTGGTGATATCACCGTGCACTACAGCACCTTCACCTCCAGCTTCCTGCAACCCGAGACGGCCCAGGCCGTGGGCGTGGTGCGCAGCAAGAACAAGGGCATGATCAATGTCTCGGTGATCAAGGGCGTGGAGCCCGTGGCGGCCCAAGTGACCGGCACGATCAAGGACTTGACCGGCAAGAGTGAAATGCTGACCTTCAAGCAAATCACCGAAAAAGGCGCGATCTACTACCTCGCCCCCTACTCGGTGCCGCAGCAGGAGTTCCGCACCTTTACCATCAATGTTGAAACCGGTGGCAAAGCCCACGGCTTCAGTTTCACCCAAGAACTGTTCCCGGCCGAATAATGAACCTGACACAACTCGTACTGGCCAGCCATAACGCCGGCAAACTCAAGGAACTCCAGGCCATGCTCGGCGAATCGGTGCAACTGCGCTCGATTGGCGAGTTCAGCCAGGTGGAGCCGGAGGAAACCGGCCTGTCGTTCGTCGAGAACGCCATCCTCAAGGCCCGCAATGCCGCGCGCATTTCCGGGCTGCCGGCACTGGCCGACGACTCCGGCCTGGCCGTGGACTTCCTCGGCGGCGCCCCCGGCATCTACTCGGCGCGCTATGCCGACGGCAAAGGCGACGCGGCGAACAACGCCAAGCTGCTGGACGCCCTCAAGGACGTGCCGGACGCGATGCGCGGCGCGCAGTTTGTCTGTGTGCTGGCCCTGGTGCGGCATGCCGACGACCCGCTGCCGATTCTCTGCGAAGGTTTGTGGCACGGGCGCATCCTGCACGCGGCCAGCGGCGAGCACGGGTTTGGCTATGACCCGCTGTTCTGGGTGCCGGAGCGCAATGTGTCCAGCGCCGAACTGAGCCCCGCCGACAAGAACCAGATCAGCCACCGCGCCCGCGCAATGGATTTGCTGCGCCAGCGTCTGGGCTTGAAATGACCCAGAACACCTCCGCGCAGCCCCTGATCCTCGGTGGCGCGCAAACACCTCGGGCGGCCCTGCCAGTGCTGCCGCCCCTGGCGCTGTACATCCACATCCCGTGGTGCGTGCGTAAATGCCCCTATTGCGACTTCAACTCCCACACCGCCAGCAAGGTGCTGCCGGAAGAAGAGTATGTCGACGCGTTGCTGGCGGACCTGGATCAGGACCTGCACGCGGTGTATGGTCGCGAGCTGAGTTCGATCTTCTTTGGCGGCGGCACGCCAAGCCTGTTCAGTGCTGCGGCGCTGGGGCGGTTGCTGGAGGGCGTGGAGCAACGTATCCGGTTTGCCCGCGACATCGAGATCACCCTGGAAGCCAACCCCGGCACCTTCGAGCAAGAGAAGTTCGTCGCCTACCGCAAGCTGGGGATCAATCGCCTGTCGATTGGCATCCAGAGCTTCCAGCAGGACAAGCTCAAGGCCCTGGGCCGCATCCACAATGGCGACGAAGCCGTACGCGCCGCCGGCATGGCACGCCAGGCCGGCTTTGATAACTTCAACCTGGACCTGATGCACGGTTTGCCCGACCAATCCCTGGACGACGCCCTGGGCGACCTGCGCCAGGCGATTGCGCTCAAGCCGACCCACCTGTCGTGGTACCAACTGACCCTGGAACCCAACACTGTGTTCTGGAACCAGCCGCCGACGCTGCCGGAAGACGACACCCTGTGGGATATCCAGGAAGCCGGCCAGGCCCTGCTCGCCGAACACGGCTACGCGCAATATGAAGTCTCGGCCTACGCCCAGCCGGGCCGGCCCGCGCGGCATAACCTCAATTACTGGAGTTTTGGCGACTTTATCGGCATCGGCGCCGGCGCCCACGGCAAGCTCAGCCATCCAGACGGGCGCATCGTGCGCACCTGGAAGACCCGCGCACCGAAGGACTACCTCAACCCGGCAAAAACCTTCCAGGCCGGGTCGAAAGAGCTGACCAATGAAGAATTGCCCTTTGAGTTCCTGATGAACGCCCTGCGCCTGACCGAGGGCGTCGAAGCCAGGCTGTATGCCGAGCGCACCGGCCTGGACTTGGCCAGCCTGGAACAAGCCCGCAGGGATGCCGAACAAAGTGGCTTATTGCAGGTCGAACCGTCACGCCTGGCGGCCACGGACC comes from the Pseudomonas shahriarae genome and includes:
- the proC gene encoding pyrroline-5-carboxylate reductase encodes the protein MSSTRIAFIGAGNMAASLIGGLRAKGLQASQIRASDPGAETRARVSAEHGIETFADNAEAIQGVDVIVLAVKPQAMKAVCEALRPNLAPQQLVVSIAAGINCASMNNWLGAQPIVRCMPNTPSLLRQGVSGLYATAQVSAAQREQAQELLSAVGVALWLEEEQQLDAVTAVSGSGPAYFFLLVEAMTAAGVKLGLPREIAEQLTQQTALGAAHMVVSSDVDAAELRRRVTSPNGTTQAAIESFQAGGFEALVEKALGAAAHRSAELAEQLGQ
- the rdgB gene encoding RdgB/HAM1 family non-canonical purine NTP pyrophosphatase, with translation MMNLTQLVLASHNAGKLKELQAMLGESVQLRSIGEFSQVEPEETGLSFVENAILKARNAARISGLPALADDSGLAVDFLGGAPGIYSARYADGKGDAANNAKLLDALKDVPDAMRGAQFVCVLALVRHADDPLPILCEGLWHGRILHAASGEHGFGYDPLFWVPERNVSSAELSPADKNQISHRARAMDLLRQRLGLK
- a CDS encoding YggT family protein encodes the protein MIGLNTAAVYVLQTLGSLYLLIVLLRFVLQLVRANFYNPLCQFAVKATQPLLKPLRRVIPSLFGLDMSSLVLAILVQLALMALTLLLTYGTMGNFLQLLVWALIGVTALFLKIFFFALIISVILSWVAPGSHNPGAELVNQICEPALAPFRKILPNLGGLDISPILAFMVLKLLDMLVINNLAAMTMMPDILRLLI
- a CDS encoding DUF4426 domain-containing protein, which encodes MSRLAIFLLTACLGASAMAAGPIDSNRQKAFGDITVHYSTFTSSFLQPETAQAVGVVRSKNKGMINVSVIKGVEPVAAQVTGTIKDLTGKSEMLTFKQITEKGAIYYLAPYSVPQQEFRTFTINVETGGKAHGFSFTQELFPAE
- the metW gene encoding methionine biosynthesis protein MetW yields the protein MRADLEIIQDWIPAGSRVLDLGCGDGELLSWLRDNKQVTGYGLENDPDNIAQCVAKGINVIEQDLDKGLGNFASNSFDIVVMTQALQAVHYPDRILDEMLRVGRQCIITFPNFGHWRCRWYLATKGRMPVSDFLPYTWYNTPNIHFCTFEDFEALCSGREAKVINRLAVDQQHRHGWASKLWPNLLGEIGIYRVSSPGLTDHQIAV
- the metX gene encoding homoserine O-succinyltransferase MetX, which gives rise to MPTAFPPDSVGLVVPQVAHFSEPLALACGRSLPAYDLIYETYGALNATASNAVLICHALSGHHHAAGYHSADERKPGWWDSCIGPGKPIDTNKFFVVSLNNLGGCNGSTGPSSLNPETGKPFGADFPVLTVEDWVHSQARLADLLGIQQWAAVIGGSLGGMQALQWTITYPDRVRHCLAIASAPKLSAQNIAFNEVARQAILTDPEFHGGSFQEAGVIPKRGLMLARMVGHITYLSDDSMGEKFGRGLKSEKLNYDFHSVEFQVESYLRYQGEEFSGRFDANTYLLMTKALDYFDPAANFDDDLAKTFEGATAKFCVMSFTTDWRFSPARSRELVDALMAARKDVCYLEIDAPQGHDAFLIPIPRYLQAFSNYMNRITL
- the hemW gene encoding radical SAM family heme chaperone HemW, producing MTQNTSAQPLILGGAQTPRAALPVLPPLALYIHIPWCVRKCPYCDFNSHTASKVLPEEEYVDALLADLDQDLHAVYGRELSSIFFGGGTPSLFSAAALGRLLEGVEQRIRFARDIEITLEANPGTFEQEKFVAYRKLGINRLSIGIQSFQQDKLKALGRIHNGDEAVRAAGMARQAGFDNFNLDLMHGLPDQSLDDALGDLRQAIALKPTHLSWYQLTLEPNTVFWNQPPTLPEDDTLWDIQEAGQALLAEHGYAQYEVSAYAQPGRPARHNLNYWSFGDFIGIGAGAHGKLSHPDGRIVRTWKTRAPKDYLNPAKTFQAGSKELTNEELPFEFLMNALRLTEGVEARLYAERTGLDLASLEQARRDAEQSGLLQVEPSRLAATDRGQLFLNDLLQKFLS